One Procambarus clarkii isolate CNS0578487 chromosome 15, FALCON_Pclarkii_2.0, whole genome shotgun sequence DNA segment encodes these proteins:
- the LOC138365035 gene encoding selection and upkeep of intraepithelial T-cells protein 6-like produces the protein MVAAALKVSTCCSSNVESLYVSVESLYVSVESRYVSVESLYVSVESLYVSVESLYVSVESLYVSVESRYVSVESRYVSVESLYVSVESLYVSVESLYVSVESLYVSVESRYVSVESLYVSVESLYVSVESLYVSVVSLYVSVESLYVSVESLYVSVESLNISVESLYDSVEFLFVSAQSLYVSVESLYVSVQSLYVSVESLYVSVESRYVSVESLNISVESLYDSVECLFVSAQSLYVSVESLYDSVESLYVSVESCYVSVESLYDSVESLYVSVESLYVSVEFLYVSVESLYVSVDSLYVSVESLYVSVEFLYVSVESLYVSVEFLYVSVEYLYVSEDYRVESLYGSVESLYDSEESLFVSVESLYVSVKSLYDSVEYLYVSVEYLYVSVEFLYVSVEYLYISEEYLYASVESLIIV, from the exons TGTAGAGTCCCTTTATGTTAGTGTAGAGTCCCTTTATGTTAGTGTAGAGTCCCGTTATGTTAGTGTAGAGTCCCTTTATGTTAGTGTAGAGTCCCTTTATGTTAGTGTAGAGTCCCTTTATGTTAGTGTAGAGTCCCTTTATGTTAGTGTAGAGTCCCGTTATGTTAGTGTAGAGTCCCGTTATGTTAGTGTAGAGTCCCTTTATGTTAGTGTAGAGTCCCTTTATGTTAGTGTAGAGTCCCTTTATGTTAGTGTAGAGTCCCTTTATGTTAGTGTAGAGTCCCGTTATGTTAGTGTAGAGTCCCTTTATGTTAGTGTAGAGTCCCTTTATGTTAGTGTAGAGTCCCTTTATGTTAGTGTAGTGTCTCTTTATGTTAGTGTAGAGTCCCTTTATGTTAGTGTAGAGTCCCTTTATGTTAGTGTAGAGTCCCTTAACATTAGTGTAGAGTCCCTTTATGATAGTGTAGAGTTTCTCTTTGTTAGTGCACAGTCTCTTTATGTTAGTGTAGAGTCTCTTTATGTTAGTGTACAGTCCCTTTATGTTAGTGTAGAGTCCCTTTATGTTAGTGTAGAGTCCCGTTATGTTAGTGTAGAGTCCCTTAACATTAGTGTAGAGTCCCTTTATGATAGTGTAGAGTGTCTCTTTGTTAGTGCACAGTCTCTTTATGTTAGTGTAGAGTCCCTTTACGATAGTGTAGAGTCCCTTTATGTTAGTGTAGAGTCCTGTTATGTTAGTGTAGAGTCCCTTTACGATAGTGTTGAGTCCCTTTATGTTAGTGTAGAGTCTCTTTATGTTAGTGTAGAGTTCCTTTATGTTAGTGTAGAGTCTCTTTATGTTAGTGTAGATTCCCTTTATGTTAGTGTAGAGTCTCTTTATGTTAGTGTAGAGTTCCTTTATGTTAGTGTAGAGTCTCTTTATGTTAGTGTAGAGTTCCTTTATGTTAGTGTAGAGTACCTTTATGTTAGTGAAGATTACCG TGTAGAGTCCCTATATGGTAGTGTAGAGTCCCTTTATGATAGTGAAGAGTCTCTTTTTGTTAGTGTAGAGTCTCTTTATGTTAGTGTAAAGTCCCTTTACGATAGTGTAGAGTACCTTTATGTCAGTGTAGAGTACCTCTATGTCAGTGTAGAGTTCCTTTATGTCAGTGTAGAGTACCTTTATATCAGTGAAGAGTACCTTTATGCTAGTGTAGAGTCCCTAATAATAGTTTAG